In one window of Nesterenkonia sandarakina DNA:
- a CDS encoding GNAT family N-acetyltransferase → MPDAASPVHLRDAELADLPAVVEIQTHYAHHTVTTFSEEPLSVAEWAQSHAEKRSAGHPFLLAEQDGVILGFAYAGHWRLKSAYRHTVEDTIYLRPGAEGRGVGRALLTELLTRCEAAGHRQVIAVLTDDPSTRASYALHIKLGFTEVGRLTEVGVKRGQTLSTVLMQRSLGR, encoded by the coding sequence GCCTGACGCTGCCTCCCCGGTGCACCTGCGCGACGCCGAGCTCGCTGACCTGCCGGCCGTTGTGGAGATCCAGACCCACTACGCCCACCACACGGTGACCACGTTCAGCGAGGAGCCGCTGAGCGTGGCGGAATGGGCGCAGAGCCATGCGGAGAAGCGCTCGGCAGGACACCCGTTCCTGCTCGCGGAGCAGGACGGAGTCATCCTGGGATTCGCCTACGCCGGGCACTGGCGACTCAAGTCCGCCTACCGGCACACCGTGGAGGACACGATCTACCTGCGCCCCGGCGCGGAGGGCCGCGGCGTCGGACGGGCGCTGCTCACCGAGCTGCTGACCCGCTGCGAGGCTGCCGGACACCGCCAGGTCATCGCTGTGCTCACCGACGACCCCTCGACCCGAGCGTCCTACGCGCTGCACATCAAGCTCGGGTTCACCGAGGTGGGACGGCTGACCGAGGTAGGGGTCAAGCGCGGGCAGACGCTGAGCACGGTGCTGATGCAGCGCTCGCTGGGACGCTGA